CGCAGCACCACCACCACGCCTGGTCTCCCGGTATGGTATCGTCGGGATCTAGAGCAGTGCACCTGGTCTCCCGAGAAGGTATCTTCAAAAGTTGGAGCAGTGCGCCACGATGGCATCGTTAAGATCTGGAGCGATGCAGATTGTCCCATGTCGGGATTTAGTGCAATCCACCTTGTCACCTAATATTATATCATCGGATTTTGAAGTAGTGAATCATGTCTCCCGATATGATATTGTCAAGAAATTGGaaaattaatacatcaaattttgggtaaaagttttaaaaaatatttacaaaataatattactacTTGTTTCCATCTACAATCAATagttttgcttttgctttttatGAGTTGTTCATATAAATTaatcactttttaattttagtaatttttctctctaatgaaatCTTACTCACATTAACATTTATTTCAACTATTTTATGTCTATAACCAAAATTATTGACAATGGATTGAACTAGTAAGCACAATCTATGGATCGCAAAATTTCAGCAAATTAAATGGCGATAAGTGTGAGCCcacttgagaaaaaaaaatggattcattaattatttaaggTGTCGATGTGTTCCCACGGTATATCGATGAGTGTTATGGTCTAATCATCTTCGATTTCGATTATATAGCTAATTCCATTCCTTTCTCATAGCCCAATTTTGTCCACACTCGGCTCTATTGAATCTTGAGGTAAGCACCTATTTCAATAGTTTCTGCCCcttttaattaatcaatcaatcaatcaatcaatcaatcaatcaatcaatttcTGATTCTGTGTGGTTCCCTCTTTTCTTGATCAATTTCTGGGAAACCCCTTTTTCTGAAGTTTCTGTTTCAATTGTTTGGTGGAGAGAATCGAATTAGATTGAGAAATGGGGAGGGTTTTTGTGCTGAATCTTGAAGGGGAGGTATACAGCTGCAAGTACTGTGGGACCCACCTCGCTGTCAGTGAGGACATCGTCTCCAAGGTTTGTTTGTTCTTTTCCCCCTTTCAAGATTCAGTCTTGCCGCTTTAGTTGATGAATATTGTTGTTCAATTCGTTGTTTTGATGAATATCCTCAAGTGTTTCTCGACTTTGGAAAATATGTGTTGTGGTTTTTCTTTATGCTGATTGCTAAGGATCTGCTCTTTTTAGGGGGTGTTTGGTTGAATTTGATGCAGTTTGAGCTCTGATTTTTTGCAGATATGAGTGTTTATCGTGTAGTGAGTGAGGTCTGCTGTTAAATTGTTGTCTAGCTTTGAACAATCCTTGTTTAGGCATTCTTGTGTGTGAGAAATGGCAGTTGCATATGCTGTAGTGTGTAAATTGAGTGTACGGGAAGATCCTCGGGCGATGATTATGAAGAATTAATTTGCATTAGATATGATTTCTTGTGCGGCTTAAGACGGAACATGAAAGggggttgttgttgttgtttctaCATTGTGATTGAATTTGATCTAGTGATGCTTTTGCAATGAACAGTTTAAGCTCGATTTTTGGCAGATATGAATATTTACCGTGTAGTGAGTAATGCCTGCTGTTAAATTGTTGCCTAGCTTTGAACAATCCATGTTTAGGCATTCTTCTTGGGTGATGATGTTAGGAGTGAAAGGTGTGAGGGGAACAGAGAGCACGAGTTATGCTCCTTAATCAAAGCAACAATGTGTAAATGCAGAGAATAGAGGAACAATCACTTGATTGAATAGAATGTAAAGAAATAAcaatcctccgcagaggcctacgacCAAGTCGTCCAATACAAATGATCTCTTTAAGATGCTTTTATCATCTATGTATCTCCCTATATATAGACGATTGCTAACACTAAACTAGGAACTGAAATAACAATATAACAATAATTGATGAAAGATAGGAATTGAATTAACAAACGCCGAGATATTTGTGCTAGCCCTAACTTCCAAATCTTCTCGCTATTCCTCCGGATTTGATGGCCAAACGACCTCCCTCTTTCCTCGCTTGTAGACCACTCCCCTCCAACAACATCCGTATCAACTACCTCACTCTTGAAAtagccttgtcctcaaggctctgttaaaattcaaaatacatcactctgtCCGGTGGAGGTTCAAACTCATGCTTTCGAGTAGTGGCCAGAGCATCGAACCATAGAAGATTGCCAACGATATGTAGGAATCGCAGTATGACCAGATAGGAGAATGGAACGCCTGCCAATGAAAGTAGAGATCCTGGAAAGGAAACCGCCATAGGTGTGGACTGGTGGGCAGCGGAAACTAAACATCGCAGCAAGGACGAGAACGGAGATTGAAACTGCAGAATGTAAGGGCCGGAGGTGGACAACAGCGGGGCTGTCACTGGTGCTAGTGTAGGTGGAGTTGCTGGTGTAAGTGGACTGGGAAGAGATGGTAGAGGCACCAAAACTGGAGGTGGAATGGGTTGTTGTATTGTCAAGGGTGTGCACATTTGCTGTATAGGTAGGGGCTGTTGGATGGTGTGTAGAGTGTTCTCCTTGGCTGTTGTAGGCGGACTAGAGGACAACATCGGAGCTGTCACCTTTGCTAGTGTAGGTGGACGGGGAGGAGATGGTACTGCGGCGAATGCTTCATATTCATTCAACGCCCCATTGCCGCCAAAGCGTTTCATCAACTCCCTTGCAAACCGGCCCACGTCAAATCCGGAACTCGCTGTCGCAATAACTCGTACCAAGGGAGGGCAGCGCCTGCCAGAGCCACCATTGCGATGCCTACCCGGTCCTCGGAAGGGGTTTCCGAGATAAAAAAGTATTGCTCTGCTCGTGCCAGCCATGCGAGGGCGTCCGAGCCATCAAAGGTAGGCATGGGCGACGCTGAGGTACCACCGGCGGTTGTCGTCTTTGACCCCTGATTCGCTGAGGTGGATCCGTCCTCGGGGTTGGAAGTGTCCTTGAGTTTCAGCGAAGCGAAACCCGCGCGCATCTCCTGAAGCATGGCGGTCAGTTCGGTGCGGACCTCTGTTACTTGGTCATCAGTGCGACGGAACTGAGCATTCAGTTCCTTCACTGCCGCGTCCAACAAGAGTCTACCCTGCTGCAATTCATCCGTCGCCTTCTCCAATTCGTCCAGTCGCGTGTCCGCTCGAGAGTTCACCATCGTTCGCCGCACCAATTGTTAGGAGTGAAAGGCGTGAGGGGAACAGAGAGCACGAGTTATGCTCCTTAATCAAAGCAACAATGTGTAAATGCAGAGAATAGAGGAACGATCACTTGATTGAATAGAATGTAAAGAAATAAcaatcctccgcagaggcctacgacCAAGTCGTCCAATACAAATGATCTCTCTAAGATGCTTCTATCATCTATGTATCTCCCTATATATAGACGATTGCTAACACTAAACTAGGAACTGAAATAACAATATAACAATAATTGATGAAAGATAGGAATTGAATTAACAAATGCCGAGATATTTGTGCTAGCCCTAACTTGCAAATCTTCTCGCTATTCCTCCGGATTTGATGGCCAAACGACCTCCCTCTTTCCTCGCTTGTAGACCACTCCCCTCCAACAACATCCGTATCAGATGATTATTATGAATCAATTTGCATAAGATATGATTTCTTGCGCAGCTTGTGATGGAACACGAAAGTGGTTGTTGTCATTTCTACATTGTGATTGCTTGTTTACCTTAGTATCCAGTTGAACTCATGGGCTGACTTTCCTATCTAGTTTTCTTGTTAAACTTTTTCCATCAGTTGATACAAGGTTCTTGTCAGCAATATATAGCACAGGCTCGACTCTCtcttttataatttttcattaGATAAGTGCTTTATAAATGACGTTTGTGCATGAGTCGACAGTGAAATCTTGTTTTCTGTTGACGAATATTTGGTCTAGTTTTGCTGCTTACATCGTCTACTTTCAGTTTTAGACCATTCGTGCTGTTTATGATGAGAATTTCTTCCTATTTATGTCTTCCATCAATGAAGCAATTTGCAAAACCTTCAATGTGATGCTTAGCCGATCGTTAATTctacttttcctttttttagtgTCGAAAGATGGCgtcatatttgttttttgtaGTTCTCTAGGTAGACTGATTCACCGGTCACCGCTTATTAACTATACATAAAGTCCTTGATTTCCCCTTGAaaacatttttttgttgataatGAAGAAACTGATAACGTAAAACCAAAATTTTGGAGAACATGATATCTTCAGTTCATTTACGGGTTATTACTTTTGTGTTTCTTGATTCTGTGAGTTGATGACTCAATGTATAGGATGCTGATCTTTAAGCATATTTGACTTCTCGGACCGAAGActgattttcattttctttctatatTATTTTCCCTTCAGTCTTTCCAATCCAGGCATGGGAAGGCTTACCTCTTCAACAAGGTGTAAGTTTCTTGATTCTTCGCTAATTGAACTAATCGGTCTTGGATCTATCACTAATGCAAAAATACGACTTCTTAAATTCATAGAGCTACATCAGTGGTATTCGTTATGATCTTCAATTCCATTTCTCATTCGAGTTCAAGACTTAATAACTCACGAAATCTCGCAATTTCTTAAATGCCACTCCCCAACAATAATTAGGAACTTAAGTGCAGTCGGAAACGGGGGGCTAGATATTCATCACGAATAGAAGAAAGTACAATGGGATGCCTATCAGTATCATAAACATTCGTGACTTAAGAATTTCTCATATCCACGTGCAGATCAAACGTGACTCTTGGGGAGAAAGAAGAGAGGCTGATGATAACTGGAGCTCACACCGTGGCTGATCTATACTGCGTCCAGTGTGGTTCGATCGTTGGGTGGAAATATGTAATAACCACACGATTCATAATCACagacgcacacacacacacacttgttTTGAgtcttccaacacataatccgATTGATTGTCTGTCTCCAGGAAATGGCGCATGAGAAGAGTCAAAAGTACAAGGAGGGCAAATCTGTTCTGGAGCGGTCTGTCAAGCTTCTAGATCTGCAGAATTACGGTTTAAGGTAGTCTTATGGTTGATGGAATTGCCTTGTTTTTGTGTTGAACAGGTTCAAGATGTCTGGTCCAGATGGCAGCAATTATTGGGGGAACCACGAGGAACATGCCGTTGGGGGCAGTGACACGGACGACGTCTGATTCGAATCTTGATTCAAATCTATGGCTCACAAttgtatatatttaaaatttttaaacctCCCAAGATTGGTGATTCTTGAATTGCTAGAAATTCCTCATGTTGAAGCTTTCCATGGAGTGTCATATATTGGTGACTAAAGACTTGTTGTACATATTTTACtagaaaatatttcaacattGTTCTTCCTTCCCTACTTTGAGTCTTTGACTAGTATTTGCAATTTATGGCATgagattttctaattttctactttttttttacacACACACAGACACAACCCCCCCCCCCACACACACATCGGACTTCGTGATACATTCGGCAAGCGAGCTAACCCTGACACACGGCCCCTCATGGCTCGAAGACTAGCCCTGACACACGCAGCCGCGCACCAGCCTGTGAGCAAGCCCCTCCTCAGGCCCGTTCTCTAGCCCCCCGTTCGACGGGTCTGGGGCAGCCGGGGTCGGGACCGTAAATTCTCGCCATCAAGCGGGTCGGGGTCTGCTAGCTTGCCAAGCCCAAAGGCccacaggggaaattaatcccaagttgggccatccaggattcgaactcatGACCTCCTGGATGggcggtatccttgcctcccttctcaaccagttgagctaggaggcttggatTCTAATTTTCTACTTGTGGGttgtgattttatttatttatttattattattattattattattattgttattatttatatCGGTGGTGTGTTAGTTTTGTTGTCCCTTCGAGGACATCCGATAAAATTGGAATGATACCGAGAACGATACAGAGAAGGTCAGCATGACCTTGCAAGGATGACATGCATAAATCTGTTTGCTTTTTTGTTAGTTGATTGTTGTTTGgttgttttgttgttgtttttgcACTGTGGAACTTTTGGCTCAAATATTTTCTAATGCATAAAAACATGGAACTTCATATGGAGACCGAACAAACAAgacatatatttttattaacttGAATTTATTGTGCATTTGCTTTAGTTATTCTTTCAATTGTGAAAAGTGAACTCTAGTTGGGATGGATGCATCATACATTCGGGTGTCGAGAAACTAATGAGATAGAATCTCtttttatatcaaaatttgacGAGTATAAGGTCATGAATGGTTGTTAACGACTTGATATACTTATTTGCGAACGCGAGCATGGGCGTATACACATGATAATAAGGGGGACAATTATACcataaaaaattaagtataatATAATATCATTATGGattactattattataaattaaattttgcatCCTTGATTTTAATTCAGAACTCATTTcttcattattcatgtttaatAGCACATTTATTTAATCTTCATAACAAAAGAATAGGAGGAGAGGTGGGGGAGAATTAAAATACAAAGTGAGAAAGACGAAAAGAAGGAACAATGAAAAAGAAAGTTGTTGTTGTGCTATACTGTTGTATGTCAATAGCCACTCGACAGTAATACTATGCCAACTGCTCTACCGACACCCCCTCCTTGTCTAACTATTTATCACGCCTCTAAATCAAAAATCCTGGACACATCATCAAATGCGATAGACATAAATCTCCATTagaaattttgtttttagtaTAAGTCTTATTTTATCCAAGTTCTCAGTATTGGGCCGACATAGTTAGTAATCAAGGCCCGAATAGAATACACAATTGAAATGACCAGAATGAATGCATTGTAAAGCCCAATATCTGATTATTTCAGACTTATATTTTACTACTACTTCACAATAATCATTACCAACAACAAAAATAGTTTTTGTCACATCTTAGCATTTAACTACACATTCTTATAATCAAGATctacaattaattaatggttGGTTAAGAATTAATATGTCTAGGATTTAAAGTTGAGTCATAATGGCTGGGGGTGGTTACGAATGTTTGGTGAGACATTATTAATAaacaaatctaattaaatcgGAATAAAACAAGAAGTAGGTGGCCTTGATAACATTGGTCAGTGTCTCAGTGCCTGTACAAGACATTCTTTACTGCAATAAATCAATTATTGCAATAATGGATAATATATAATATCCTCATCAATGAATAGATACGGTGTTTTGACTTAGGTACAtatatagttaaataaatacaaaaaaatattattgaaagaGTTAATAGAaagttaaataaatataaaaaatattattgaaaaaaattaataaaaagtggaatgagttagtcaaatatgaattatatttattaaagatctaattttaaaaaaaaattataaatttatgttaAATTGTGGTCCGTCCCTGCAATTCTATACATAAGCagaaaaaaattgtatttgttCTCCAAGGAActacatataaaaatattgatGATTTTTATCAGTCAAACAAcgatattttatttatgcacACACGACATCATTTAAGTCACTGGTAATGACGCTATGTATGATTTTTGGGCTTTCATATAAGACACGAtttcacatttatttttttctttattgactaatttagaaaaaaaaatcaaattttatgatttcttgaatattaaaattacacaaagatcacaatttaattaaacttcATGAGTTTTTTGAACAATTTGTCTTTACCACAAAATAGACGGACGAATAAGTAACTGCGTGTATTTAAAGATTcatcatttttataattaaagtgTAATTACAAAATCTGAACAGCAAAAGTACAAAATGTGAAATACGACGCATCAGATATATCAAATTCAGAACAACTGACATTTGTATCTGTCATTATTTTAAATCtttatattagtattttatttagtttattatttgattaattttttttttgatagaTATAGTCATCATGTTGCATACCCTTTGAAGTAAACTGATTGCTATGGATGATGCTATCTTGCTTCCTACTTATGGAGCCCATCTTCTCCCTAACTTGGCCAAATAATGATGAATAGAccgacatgtatgtaatctaaAAGATCAAATAATGCTTTACATAAATTATCAAAATTGCATATTTACATATTGTCTATAAATTTACGAAAAATATGtcatttttggtttgtcccacaccttttaaaaatttgaacgaaaaattgcaaaatttcaaattttcgtaATTGCCACATGAgaccaattttttttactactctATTTCTCACTTTCTTATTATCAATGTTCCACGTCGTCATATTACTACACATTTGTATTACTATACATCCATATCATACAAAAACTTTACATGTGTACTTCAATTAGcattagattttaagaaatattttataaaagaaagcaggtgaaaaaatagtgaaatgtgagtttCATTTTTACACTATAGttttataaaatgtgagtgaaatgaggtAGTGGATTGTAAGACATACTTACCCTTCGTAGTAAAGTGAACTAAGACTCCTAATTACCGTCGAACTGAAATGGAAAACAGAGACTCCTAATCACaaatagagggagtattatttattgaatttctttatatgtatataaatgAACATAAGTTAACATTATCGTCTATGCCAACTCTTCATATTCTATTTATTGATTTCTTCATATGGACTCTATACATCTTGAATTATTGCAACTATAATTAATGATATGTAGACAAAATTTGATGTTGAAACATAAATTCTAATACGTCCAAAACTGTAGTTATTGCACTTATGGGAGCTCTTGCAAAAAGTTCATGGTTAGACACCAAGCATAAATTTTATGCGTTGTGCATTGATAGACAAAAATGTGTCACCTCTAATTCTAGGAAAAGAATGCCATAGAGGTGGAGTATCAAGATATTTTCTAACTCATTAGGAAATATGTTAAAAAGGAAAATCgagatttaaaattttcatctaTATTATAATGAGCAAGTTTTCATCGAGAGACTTAACTAATCAATGATTCTCAAAGTGAAAAGTCTTGAATTCAATCTCATGACTCCTAAAAAATTTCATACATAAAATTTCATCCAAAAATTATTATTCACCTTTTGAGGCcgatattttaaattttagccACAATATTAACAATTCAGTCACAAACAATAATAGTTATCTCTTTAATTGGGTTATTTGTAAATACATTTATCTATATTGGGAATGATTGAAAATATGACCttatagagtcccattattcacaaatctatataatactataatataactatatatgATCCAACATGAATAGGaataaacaatatatatatatatatatatattgtttattCCCATTCATGTTAGATcatatatagttatattatattatattatatatatatatatatatatatatatataggggagcgttattctccttttcacatcttagatcctttttccttcttaatattacgcattagatctaaggcatcaacggatcagattgattctataaaactggttccgtgttgcattatagaaggtggttgcatgcattacagggttattaatgacatttgacggaaaagtaactgccacattttggtatctgcgaataatgcaccacatggtcacgagtaatgcatataattgactatataatgcacaatatgtgaactgcaatgcatacgaataagatgtaccatgttatgatgtttggacacacgtttcttgtttcccctaagggtttaataagcttaggggctagggtatagtacgtagacatgtatgtaatcttcacatggtaacgagtaatggatataattgactatataatgcacaatttgtgaactacaatgcatacgaacaagatgtgctgtgttatgatgtttgacacacgtttcttgtttcccctaagggtttaataagcttaggtgctagggtatagtacgtacgcattaataataaattataaaacgatacgaataattcaccaaattgtcacgagtaatggatgttattaactatataatgcacaatatgtgaactgcaatgcatacgaataagatgtaccatgttatgatgtttgacacacgtttcttgtttcccctaagggtttaataagcttaggggctagggtatagtacgtagacattactaacaaattgttgttattggaatatacgtatgtgcattatttggtttaggtagtgcattatgtagctgttaattgtcattatctcagtatattatgcattattagagttATTGTGTATATgagttaatcaacggattgaagattacatacgtgcatttagtaatgtctacgtactataccttagcccctaagcttattaaacccttaggggaaacaagaaacgtgtgtcaaacatcataacatggtacatcttattcgtatgcattgcagttcacatattgtgcattatatagttaataatatccattactcgtgacaatttggtgaattattcgtatcgttttataatttgttattaatgcgtacgtactataccctagcccctaaacttattaaacccttaggggaaacaagaaatgtgtgtcaaacatcataacacagcacatcttgttcgtatgcattgcagttcacaaattgtgcattatatagtcaaatatatccattactcgttaccatgtgaagattacatacatgtctacgtactataccctagcccctaagcttattaaacccttaggggaaacaagaaacatgtgtcaaacatcataacacaacacatcttgttcgtatgcattgcagttcacatattgtgcattatataggcaattatatgcattactcgtgaccatgtggtgcattattcgtagcggtttccagccattattagattactattgtaccctcataatgcacaaaataggacaaataatgcaacacgagattaattacccaatgttgatcttgaccgtccatttctctaatctaatggctgatattaagaaggaaaaaggaggaaatatgagaaaaggaaatgaatacatccctatatatatatatatatatatatatatatacttgatCTCAACCGTGTATTTTCTCCATCCAATGgccgaaaattttgaaattaaatattaCATTTTAATCATGTTTAATACGCAGAAGGGTATAATAGAGAAACAATTTGTTGGTGGTTATGGAAATATCCATGATTTACTCCCTTCATGATCTtgccttttattttttctcacgCAGTTAGACGCAATTTTTCCTTCTTCCATGTTtgcaattttcataaaatttttcCGACGTTGCAATTGTCGAGTCTCGTTTGCCGGATTCTAGGTCTTACCGTATTGGTTCGCCGGCGTTGTTGCAATCGTTTTCCCATCaataatggaagaaggtaattcaATTGTTTTATTCTCCGTGTGCGTGTAGATGTCTAGGTATCGGAGGTATGAATAACAATTCAGATCCGTAAATCTGCCTGTGCTGCTTATTGAAACAGGTGGTTGTTGCATTAGTAGAATTTGTTGGttaattattggattatatatAAGTCAGAGtactgtatatatgtgtgtagttaACTCAATGACGCCATGGATACTTGTGTTCCCTACTGCCTGCAAAATAATGAACATTTGTTGATGCATAATGCACGATTttagttaaataatgcacaaataacCCGGATAAATGTAATCTCCCAAATACAAAAGTACGTAAGACAGTAAACAATTAGTCGCCTGTAAAGGACTACACAAAATCAATTTACGCATATAATCAGGATaaatctcataatgcataatatattgtaAATAATAGTTTAATAAGTATTCATAATGCACTACATAAACAAACGTACTGCACATAATATATTTCtgaataagtgcattatttgtgtTATACCGTGCATTATATACTGTGTTATTTTACATAACGTGGAATACATTAAGGATCCTTTAAGTAAATGCACAACATCAAAACAGTAAGTCACACAGAATTTGTTGATGCATTACGCActcttttaaataaataatgtgCATTTCTACTCTACGTAACTATATCCCCTTTTCCAAAAACAATGCATCCCATAACATAAGtaatgtcaatttttttttgctgATATGGACGGTGATGCTTCACTAATTTAATATACCAATTACAAAAGTACGCAAAAAACTAAACGAGTTGTAAATGCTTCGCTTAAAGAAAGTCgtaaatcaaataacatattttACACCCCCTACTTTATGGTACTGTATAATGTATTTGTGCGTTGTTTGTTGTACAAGATGCACAATGTATCGTGTCATTTACATTATGTGGGATGTAATATGCATTATTACTAAATAATGCAATCATCTTTAACAATAATGCACAAAGAAATAAAAGTAATGCACGTATTATAAGTTTGAATAATTACTTGTAATCCATTCATACTACATATTCCAAAAACATTGTCAACTCCTAACACGCATCTTAATGGTGCAAAAAACTTCAGTATCAAATTCACAAATCAACCACAAAGTCAAGGAGAACAACAAAGATTGTCCATTTGCCCAGCTTGGGTGCGTGGCCTCAAGGACGGACAGAACGTACCCACACCAGTTCAGATTTCTAATGTCATCTACCTTGTCGATGAAATGAAGAATTTTGGGTTTGCAGTGGCCGTCACTCGGAGTCTCTATTAATGCATTTTCTAGAAGGAACATGAAGAGCTTCTTGAACTCTTCTCCCCCATCGACCTCAGCCATCATGAGTTGTGCAATGTCCTTTGGTGTCAACTTAAAGCGACCCTTTTGACACCTCTCTACCACGATGTCGATGAAGGAAAAATTTGATTGTTTATCCTCGGGCATTGTGATTTGTTTAGGGCCTCGTGGGAACCCCAACGTCAAGTGCACATCTTCCTCGTCTAATGTGAGGTATTCCCCGCCCGCCAGCTTAATTTGGCATCTGCTAGATGAAGGGCGTTCAACACCCAGTAAGCAAGATATCCCGGGATCTCCTTGATGTCAAAGTCAAGAACTCCCGCAAATCCAATTTCAGTCACCGACCTTCTCTGCCTAGGATTCAACTGCTTCAAGCATTTCAGAAATTCAGACGGCGTACGACTACAGTAGAGTCGATCACCTTTTCGACCAGTAGGTTGCTTCGGCTCTACCTCATTTCTAGACATGATTGGGCCAACATCAGCCAACCTATCTCTGAATTTTTTTGCTAACGCTACTGGTATAATGTCGTCCACTGCTTCGTCTATCTCGTCCCTAAGCTGCTGGTCTGATATTaccaaacaaaacaacaaattagAAAAGTATCACCAATTTCAAATTTAGCATCATATGACATGTGTAAGGTTTGACACGTACATCAATAAAGACTCTGCTTCAGTAAGAACATATAATGCAAAAAGTATTA
This DNA window, taken from Salvia splendens isolate huo1 chromosome 18, SspV2, whole genome shotgun sequence, encodes the following:
- the LOC121777471 gene encoding protein yippee-like, producing MGRVFVLNLEGEVYSCKYCGTHLAVSEDIVSKSFQSRHGKAYLFNKVSNVTLGEKEERLMITGAHTVADLYCVQCGSIVGWKYEMAHEKSQKYKEGKSVLERFKMSGPDGSNYWGNHEEHAVGGSDTDDV